GTAACATTTTGGGTGGTCGTAATTGATAATTGGGTCATATTTTCTATTTTAGCCTGCGATGAGAGAAATTGCGTTTATTAAGCAAAATAAGGAAAAATGGCTGGAATTCGAGCAGGTCATCTTTGGCAAAACTAAGAAAAATCCCGATGAGATTGCGAGCCTTTACATTCACCTGATGAATGACCTCTCTTATGCAAAGACGTATTATCCCAAAAGCAAGACCGTGGTGTACCTGAACCACCTGGCTGCGACGATCTACCAGAAGATTTACAAGACCAAACGACACGAAACCAACAGGATTGTGTATTTCTTCAAAACCGAAGTGCCGCTGCTGGTGTATGAATACCGGCGGTATCTGCTGTTTGCTTTCGTGTTTTTCTTTCTCACGGTCGGTATCGGCGCATTATCCGCAGCTTATGACGAGACTTTTTGCAGGCTGATCCTTGGCGACGGCTATGTGAATACCACCTTACAGAATATCCGCGACGGCAATCCGGTTGCCATTTACAAGAGCGGCAGCCACCTGGGCGGATTTATTGCCATTACGCTGAACAATCTCCGGGTGGGCGCGATTTGCTTTGTGTCAGGGATACTTGGCGGTTTCGGTACGTTCTATTTTGCGCTGAACAACGGCGTGATGCTGGGTTCGTTCCAGTATTTCTTTTACCAGCACGGCGTATTCTGGCCCAGCGTACGCGGAATCTGGATCCATGGTTCTATGGAGATTTTTGCGATTGTGGTGGAAACCGCCGCCGGATTCATCCTCGGCGCCTCGATATTGTTTCCAAGGACCTATTCCAGGATCAATTCTCTCATGATTGGGTTTAAGGTCAGCCTGAAAATCTTCCTGTCCACCGTGCCGTTCACGATCGCAGCAGGGTTTCTCGAAGGTTTTATTACGCGGTACTCGGTCGATATGCCGCACTGGCTCAGCGTGTTCATCATCTTGTCGACGTTGTCGGCCATTTCGTTTTATTTCCTGATTTATCCCACCATCGTAAACAAAAAAGTCTATCAAGATGCAGCAATTTGACCTTTACAAAAAAAGAGGTTTCGGCGATTATATTTCCGATACCATCACCTTCCTGAGAACTTACGGCAGGCATTTTTTCGGAAATTACTTCAAGATCAACGGCTGGATCCTGATCTTCCTGTCGGCGATTATTTTCCTGCTGTCCAAGAGTTTCATTTACAATTCGCTCGTCAACCTTGAGGCAGCAACCAACGGGATGGGCAGCCCGACCGACAACCAGGAATGGGATGTGATTGTCCCCGGAGTCATCCTGATGATGCTGCTCCTCACTTTCCTGTCGCTGATCAGCGTGACGTATACGGTCATTTACCTCGGACTTATCGAAAAACACCGCACCAACGATTTCACGTCAAAAGACATTGTATCCGGTTTGAAAAACGTCATGGGCCGTATGCTCATCTTTTTCTTTGCCTCGTTACTGACGGTCATCCCCATAGCCTTTGTGTTTATGATCCTGTTCTATGTCAAGGAAATGGCAATCCTGTTGCTGCCTGTGTTTTTCATACTGGGCCCGGCGTTCCTTTCCTGGGTCAGCGTAAGTTACTTCACTTTCATACTCGAAAAACAGGGCTTTTTCCAGTCGCTGGGGCGTGGTTTTGAAGTCGTCCGCTATCGCTTCTGGCCCATTGTCGGTTCCACGCTCATCATATCTTTTATCGTACAGATACTGCAATCGGCCGTGACCCTGATCCCATACATTGTAGGGGTAATCGTCTTTTTCACGACGATCCAGGACGACGCGCCGTCCGAGACCTTCGGGTTCATTTCCATCGGATTGTCCACCATATTTGTGATCTCTGTATTTGCAGGATATTTCCTGAATAACCTGCTTGTCGTAAATCAGGGACTGATCTATTATACGGCACAGGAAAATGATTACAACAATGCCGCACAACTGGAAATTGATAACATCGGGTCCGGCATTGAATAAATTATTGATCATCGGCATCTTTTTCATGCTCTCGTTTTCGGGAGGCGATGTCGCATTGGCTTTCGCCAAAAACGCTCCGGCGCAAAAGCTGTCCCATAAGACAGTACTCGTGGACGAATCAAACAGGGTAAAGCCTACTTTCCCTGACCTCAGGAAAAAATACCGCACAGACGAATTCGTGTATGAGGCGCGTGCAAAAAAAATGAGTGCCTGGGACCGTTTCATGGAATGGCTCCGGGACATTTTCGGCGGTCAGGGAAGCGGCAACTCGGGGAACAATCTCGGAGTCATCACGAAGATAGTTGCCGGCGCCATCATTTTTTTCGTCATTTTCCTGATTGTAAAATCCATCATGAACAAGGAAGGAAAATGGATTTTCGGAAAAAGATCGGATAAAAACATCTTACGCTACGACGAGATGGAGAAAAACCTCCAGGCGGTAGATTTTGAAAAGCTGATCCGTGAGACGCGGATTTCAGGCGAAAAAAGGCTCATGGTCCGATACTATTATCTTTGGCTGCTGAAGAGAATGTCCGCCCAGGGGTACATCACATGGGACGCCGAAAAAACCAATTCCGATTACGCCGACGAGTTGAGAAACAGTGATTTTAAACCTGACTTCGATTATTTGTCCTATCTGTACAATTACATCTGGTATGGTGAGTTCGACATCGATGAGCAAACGCTCGAAAAAGCGGCATCGGCCTTTGAGAAAACCATCAAAACGATTCCGTCATGAGCAGGACCATCAAGATATACATCGCCCTGATTGTGATGCTGGTCGTGCTGATTGCCGTGCTCGACAGCAGCCAGCCCAAGCCAATCGACTGGTCGGCCACGTACGGGATTACGGAAAAGAAACCGTTCGGACTCTACATTTTCGATAAGGAGATCCGCGGCATTTTCAGGCCGAATACCGTAACGCCTGTTTCTGTCACCGCCTACGAATATTTCCTGCCGACCTATGCCGGGGACTCTGCGAAGCATTTCGGCGGTCCGCGGAAAACATTTGTATCGATTGCAGGCGGCGAACTCCTCGACAAAGAGTCGGTTTCCGCACTGCTGGCCTTCGTGGCCGATGGGAACCATGCGTTCATCAGTGCCAAGCGCCTGCCTGTATGGCTGCTGGACACGCTCCGGTTGAAGGCGCGGTATGACTGTGAATCGACAGAAGGCATATACAACTGGGTAGCAAACCCCAATCTGGGTACAAAAAAGTATCACATTTACGAGGGGCGCTGTAACGGCTATTTTTCAGAGCTGGACACGCTGCACACCGAGGTACTCGGCTATCAAAGCGGCGACACCGCCAAGGTGAATTTTGTAAAGGTGCCATTTAAAAAGGGGTCGGTCATCCTGCACACGCAGCCCGCAGCTTTTACGAACTTCCACCTGCTCAAGGATGACCATGCCGAATACGCCGAAAAAGTCCTGGCTTACATCCCGAAAAATGACATCCTCTGGTACGTCAAAGGGCAGGACGGCGACAGGAAATCGCAGTCGATGTTCCGGATTATCCTCGGCAATCCGCAACTCACCTGGGCTTGGTATATCTTCCTTTTCGGATTGGTCGGTTTCCTAATTTTCAACGCCAAACGAAAACAGCGGATCGTCCCGATTATCAGGCCGTTGGAAAACACAACGATTGATTTTGCCAAGACGATTGGCAACTTATATTTCCAGGAAGGCGATCACGACAACATCATTGAGAAGAAAATCATTTATTTCCTTGAAAAAGTACGTCAGGATTATATGATTGACACCGCAGTGCTTGACGAGCAGTTTGTTCGGAAACTGCAGCTGAAGTCAGGGAAAAACATTGAAGACATCGAACACCTGGTATACCTGATCCGCAAAAGCCGCAGCGACTACAGAGCCGTCGAAAGCGATTTGATCGAGATCAGCCAGGCCATCGAAAAAATAGTCAGTTAATGCCGCAGGGCGCTAATCATACAGTATGGAAAATTTTGAAAACGGGGCTGAAAACCAGCCAAAAGGTGAAAACATCAATTTCGAGTCGCGTCTGGATCTCAAGCCGCTTCAGGAAAGCCTGACCGCTGTAAAGGCAGAGCTGGCTTCGGTCATCGTGGGCCAGCACAAAATGGTTGACCAGCTGCTCGTCGCCATTTTGTCAAACGGCCATGTCCTGCTTGAAGGGGTGCCTGGGGTGGCCAAAACCATCACGGCCAAGTTGCTGGCGCGTACGCTCAATATCGATTTTGGACGCATCCAGTTCACGCCCGACCTGATGCCGTCAGATATTTTGGGAACATCAGTATTTGACCTCAAGAAATCAGAATTTGAATTTAAGAAAGGACCGATTTTTGCCAACCTGATCCTCATCGACGAGATCAACCGCGCACCGGCTAAAACCCAGGCTGCACTGTTCGAAGTGATGGAAGAGCGCCAGATTACCATTGACGGTCAGTCGTTTGCGATGGAAGCACCCTTCCTGGTGATTGCCACGCAAAACCCGATTGAGCAGGAAGGCACCTACCGTCTTCCGGAGGCGCAACTCGACAGGTTCCTGTTCAAGATTTCGATTGATTATCCAAAACTCGATGAGGAAATTTCGATTATCCAGCGTGAGCATCAGTTGCAGGATCATGGCAAACTGGACAATATCAAAATGTTGCTTACGGCAGCAGATATTAAAAATTACCAATCGCTGGTCAAACAGGTGATCGTCGAGCCGAACCTGCTGGAATACATCGCGAAAATAGTCGTCAACACGCGTGAAAATGCATTCCTGTACCTTGGCGCCTCACCGCGTGCCTCGATTGCGATACTGAACGCCGCGAAAGGATTTGCCGCGATACGCGGGCGCGACTTTGTTACGCCCGAAGACATCAAGGAAGCTGCGGTGCCGGTGTTGCAGCACCGCGTCATTGTCACTCCGGAACGCGAAATGGAAGGCATTACAAGCACGGAAATTATTAAGACAATTCTCGACTCGGTAGAAATCCCGAGATAAAAACACAACATGGGCGCATTGCATTTTTTCAGGCGATTGTATATCAACCACCGGTTTTTCTTCATGCTGATGGGGATGATGCTGGTATTCATCTGCGCCTTTATTTTTCCTTTTTTGTTCGATGCGGCGCGTTTCCTGTTTTTTGCACTGCTGTTCATTTTAGCCCTGGACACCCTCATTGTCTTTGTTGTCGGAAAAGGTATTGATGCCACGCGGGCGATGCCGGAAAAATTGTCTAACGGCGATGAGAATCCCATTACGGTCACCATCCGGAATTTTTACACATTCCCGATCCGGGTGCGCATCATAGATGAGATTCCTTTCCAGTTCCAGATCCGCAATTTCAATATAGAAAAAAAGATAGCGGCCTCTTCGGAAAAGCAATTTACCTACCAGCTGCGACCGGTCGAACGCGGTGAATATTCGTTCGGCAACCTGAATGTTTACGTGTCATCGCCGCTGGGAATCGTCTCAAGGCGGTTTACTTTCGAAAAAGGGCGCATCGTTCCTGCATACCCGTCATATGTACAGCTCAGGAAATACGACCTGATGGCTTTCTCGAACAACCTGTTCCAATACGGTGTAAAAAAAATCAGGCGTATCGGGCATTCGATGGAATTCGAACAGATTAAGGAATACACCCAGGGCGACGACATCAGGACGCTGAACTGGAAAGCCACGGCCAAGAAAAATGCACTGATGGTCAACCAATTCCAGGATGAAAAATCACAATCGGTTTATATGGCGATTGACAAAGGCCGTGTGATGAAAATGCCGTTTAACGGCTTGAGCCTGCTGGATTATGCTATCAATGCTACCCTGGTACTTTCTAACGTCATCCTGAAAAAGCACGATAAGGCCGGGATGCTTACCTTTTCCAAAAAAGTTGAAAACCGCGTTGTGGCTGAGAAAAGGTCATCGCAAATGGAAAAGATCCTCGAAAGCCTGTATAATGTCAAAACCGACTTTTTTGAAAGTGATTACAGCCGGCTGTACGCCGACATCCGTAAAAACATCAGCCACCGCAGCCTGATCCTGCTGTACACGAATTTTGAAAGCCTCGACGGCCTGCACCGCCAACTGCCGTACCTGAAAGCGATTTCAAAAAGCCATCTTCTGGTGGTCATTTTCTTTAACAATACCGAACTGGATGCGATGATCCGGCAAAAATCCGAAAACATCAGGCAGGTGTATGACAAAGCCATCGCTGAGAAATTTGCTTTTGAGAAACGGCTCATTGTCAATGAGTTGAGGAAATACGGCATTCATTCGGTGCTGACCCGGCCTGAAAATCTTACTTTGGACACCATCAACAAATATCTCGAGATTAAGGCGCGCGGAATTTTGTAGTTTTGCATCATGACCCGCAACTTAGATTTTTTCAATATCCTGCTGATGCTGCTTTCGATGGTCCTGGCGCTGCTGATTCCATTTGAGTTGTTCCTTTTCGTATATGCGGTGCTCGGCCCGCTGCATTACCTCACCGAAATCAATTGGCTGCAGCAGAAGAATTTTTTCCTGACCCGCAAAAACGATCAATATTTTATCGCCTTTTTCATTCTGCTGCTGGCGATCACGGGGATTTTCAACCTGAAAGGCTACTCGCCGCTGCTGATCTTTACTACATTTTTCGGCTCTTTGGCATTGCTTTTTATCGGGAGTTGGCGCAGACGGCTTGCCGCCCTGTCGGGAATCCTTGCCGCCGGAATCCTGCTTACGGTATTTTTTTATAAGCCCTTCCGCATCGTGTTTTCGATGTTTTTGCCTACGGTGGTGCACGTCTTTATATTCACCGGACTTTTTATTTTACTGGGGGCACTCCGCGGGAAAAGCCATATGGGTATCGCTTCCATAGTGGTGTTCGTGAGTTGTTCGCTGGGTTTGGTAATGGCCGGCAGCGCCTGGAATCAATCGGTGATTTCTGAATACCTCACAGACAGTTACCGCATTTTCCAAAGCCTGAACATCCGGATGGCGCAGCTTTTCGATTTTCTGCATTTTACCGAAATCAAAGCCCGCCTTACGTCAGCCGACGACCAAAACCAGCTGGTTTTCTTTTCTGATGCCGGGGTTAAGGTGATGCGTTTCATCGCTTTTGCCTACACCTACCACTATCTTAACTGGTTTTCAAAAACGTCGGTGATTCAATGGCACAAGACCTCTCGTATCAAGGGGATCGGAATCCTTACGATCTGGCTGGCTTCCATTGGCCTGTATTTGTATGACTACAACACCGGACTGAAATGGCTTTACATCTTAAGCATCGCGCATGTGCTGCTCGAGTTCCCGCTGAACCACAGGATTTTTATCGATATCCGCAAACATTTAAGGCTCAAGGCGGCAGGCTGAAAAATCTTCGCTATTTTTAACCAAAATTTCCATGTTGAAACAAATCACTTCGGTTCAAAACCCATTCATAAAATCATTGGTGCAGCTCCAGGAAAAATCCAGGGCGCGCAAACAAAGCGGCACTTTCCTGATTGAAGGCAAACGTGAGATCGAACTGGCGCTGAAGGGTGGCTTTTCCCTTGAAGCACTGTTATTCTGGCCTGAAATCTGCCCCGAAGCCGAAGCGCGCAAATTGCATACCCAGCCGATTGAAATCAACAGGGAAGTATACCAAAAACTCGCTTACCGGGACACTACTGAAGGCATCCTTGCCGTTGCCCAAAGCAGGGATTTGTCGCTCGACGCTTTGAATCTGCCCGACAACCCGCTTATCCTCGTGGCCGAGTCGCCCGAAAAACCCGGAAATATCGGTGCGTTGCTGCGCACTGCAGACGCCGCCGGACTCGACGCTGTCATCATCGCCGATGCCAAAGCGGATTTGTATAATCCCAATGTCGTGCGCTCCAGCGTAGGCTGTATTTTCACCAACACTGTCGCCGTGGGCAGTACACTGGAAGTCATTGCCTTTCTCAAAGAGAAAAATATCGCCATTTACTGCGCCACCTTACAGGATGCGACCCCATACCACACCCAGGACTACACTGCGCCAAGCGCTTTGGTAGTCGGGACCGAGGCAACGGGCCTCACACAACCCTGGCGCGACGCCGCTACACAAAATATCATCATCCCGATGCAGGGCGAAATCGATTCAATGAATGTTTCCGTCGCAGCGGCGGTCTTGATATTTGAGGCGAAACGGCAGCGCGGGTTTTAATTCAGACTTAAAAATTATGAGAGCATTTTTTTGGATTTTTACATTATTGATTGCCAATAGCCTTTCAGCGCAACTCAGCGAGCCGCAGGTTGATGAGCTGGTAAACCGGACGCTGAAAACATTTGATGTCCCGGGTATCGCCGTGGGCATCATAAAAGACGGGAAAGTCGTGCTTGCAAAAGGCTACGGCGTGCGCTCGATCATAACCCGGGAAAGCGTGGACGCCAATACCCTGTTTGGAATTGCCTCTAACAGCAAGGCGTTTACCAGCGCGGCACTGGCCATGCTCGTCGACGAAAATAAGATGGGCTGGGACGACAAGGTCATCAAATACATCCCGGAATTCAAGATGTACAACGACTATGTGACGAGTGAATTTACAATACGCGACCTGCTCACCCACCGCAGCGGCCTCGGACTCGGCGCGGGCGATCTGATGATCTGGCCCGACGGGCATGATTTCACCCCGAAGGACATCATCAAGAACATCCAATACTTAAAACCTGTTTCGGCCTTTCGGACAAAATATGACTACGACAACCTGCTGTATGTGATCGCGGGTGAGGTCGTCGCCCGCGTAAGCGGCACGAGCTGGAACGACTTTGTGTCGCAACGCATCATGAAGCCGTTAGAGATGAATCACAGCGCGCCGTCCTGGAACCTGTTAAGGGACACGTCGAACGTCATTGTGCCTCATGTCCCGATTGACGGCAAACTTAAAGTCATCGAGCGCTACCGCAACAACATATTTGATGCGGCAGCGGGTATTTATACGAGCGTAAACGACCTTGGCAAATGGGTGCTGATGCAG
The nucleotide sequence above comes from Flavobacterium magnum. Encoded proteins:
- a CDS encoding stage II sporulation protein M codes for the protein MREIAFIKQNKEKWLEFEQVIFGKTKKNPDEIASLYIHLMNDLSYAKTYYPKSKTVVYLNHLAATIYQKIYKTKRHETNRIVYFFKTEVPLLVYEYRRYLLFAFVFFFLTVGIGALSAAYDETFCRLILGDGYVNTTLQNIRDGNPVAIYKSGSHLGGFIAITLNNLRVGAICFVSGILGGFGTFYFALNNGVMLGSFQYFFYQHGVFWPSVRGIWIHGSMEIFAIVVETAAGFILGASILFPRTYSRINSLMIGFKVSLKIFLSTVPFTIAAGFLEGFITRYSVDMPHWLSVFIILSTLSAISFYFLIYPTIVNKKVYQDAAI
- a CDS encoding DUF4129 domain-containing protein, with translation MNKLLIIGIFFMLSFSGGDVALAFAKNAPAQKLSHKTVLVDESNRVKPTFPDLRKKYRTDEFVYEARAKKMSAWDRFMEWLRDIFGGQGSGNSGNNLGVITKIVAGAIIFFVIFLIVKSIMNKEGKWIFGKRSDKNILRYDEMEKNLQAVDFEKLIRETRISGEKRLMVRYYYLWLLKRMSAQGYITWDAEKTNSDYADELRNSDFKPDFDYLSYLYNYIWYGEFDIDEQTLEKAASAFEKTIKTIPS
- a CDS encoding DUF4350 domain-containing protein; the encoded protein is MSRTIKIYIALIVMLVVLIAVLDSSQPKPIDWSATYGITEKKPFGLYIFDKEIRGIFRPNTVTPVSVTAYEYFLPTYAGDSAKHFGGPRKTFVSIAGGELLDKESVSALLAFVADGNHAFISAKRLPVWLLDTLRLKARYDCESTEGIYNWVANPNLGTKKYHIYEGRCNGYFSELDTLHTEVLGYQSGDTAKVNFVKVPFKKGSVILHTQPAAFTNFHLLKDDHAEYAEKVLAYIPKNDILWYVKGQDGDRKSQSMFRIILGNPQLTWAWYIFLFGLVGFLIFNAKRKQRIVPIIRPLENTTIDFAKTIGNLYFQEGDHDNIIEKKIIYFLEKVRQDYMIDTAVLDEQFVRKLQLKSGKNIEDIEHLVYLIRKSRSDYRAVESDLIEISQAIEKIVS
- a CDS encoding AAA family ATPase, with translation MENFENGAENQPKGENINFESRLDLKPLQESLTAVKAELASVIVGQHKMVDQLLVAILSNGHVLLEGVPGVAKTITAKLLARTLNIDFGRIQFTPDLMPSDILGTSVFDLKKSEFEFKKGPIFANLILIDEINRAPAKTQAALFEVMEERQITIDGQSFAMEAPFLVIATQNPIEQEGTYRLPEAQLDRFLFKISIDYPKLDEEISIIQREHQLQDHGKLDNIKMLLTAADIKNYQSLVKQVIVEPNLLEYIAKIVVNTRENAFLYLGASPRASIAILNAAKGFAAIRGRDFVTPEDIKEAAVPVLQHRVIVTPEREMEGITSTEIIKTILDSVEIPR
- a CDS encoding DUF58 domain-containing protein is translated as MGALHFFRRLYINHRFFFMLMGMMLVFICAFIFPFLFDAARFLFFALLFILALDTLIVFVVGKGIDATRAMPEKLSNGDENPITVTIRNFYTFPIRVRIIDEIPFQFQIRNFNIEKKIAASSEKQFTYQLRPVERGEYSFGNLNVYVSSPLGIVSRRFTFEKGRIVPAYPSYVQLRKYDLMAFSNNLFQYGVKKIRRIGHSMEFEQIKEYTQGDDIRTLNWKATAKKNALMVNQFQDEKSQSVYMAIDKGRVMKMPFNGLSLLDYAINATLVLSNVILKKHDKAGMLTFSKKVENRVVAEKRSSQMEKILESLYNVKTDFFESDYSRLYADIRKNISHRSLILLYTNFESLDGLHRQLPYLKAISKSHLLVVIFFNNTELDAMIRQKSENIRQVYDKAIAEKFAFEKRLIVNELRKYGIHSVLTRPENLTLDTINKYLEIKARGIL
- a CDS encoding TrmH family RNA methyltransferase; translation: MKQITSVQNPFIKSLVQLQEKSRARKQSGTFLIEGKREIELALKGGFSLEALLFWPEICPEAEARKLHTQPIEINREVYQKLAYRDTTEGILAVAQSRDLSLDALNLPDNPLILVAESPEKPGNIGALLRTADAAGLDAVIIADAKADLYNPNVVRSSVGCIFTNTVAVGSTLEVIAFLKEKNIAIYCATLQDATPYHTQDYTAPSALVVGTEATGLTQPWRDAATQNIIIPMQGEIDSMNVSVAAAVLIFEAKRQRGF
- a CDS encoding serine hydrolase, coding for MRAFFWIFTLLIANSLSAQLSEPQVDELVNRTLKTFDVPGIAVGIIKDGKVVLAKGYGVRSIITRESVDANTLFGIASNSKAFTSAALAMLVDENKMGWDDKVIKYIPEFKMYNDYVTSEFTIRDLLTHRSGLGLGAGDLMIWPDGHDFTPKDIIKNIQYLKPVSAFRTKYDYDNLLYVIAGEVVARVSGTSWNDFVSQRIMKPLEMNHSAPSWNLLRDTSNVIVPHVPIDGKLKVIERYRNNIFDAAAGIYTSVNDLGKWVLMQLNQGKYGDTQLFSKKTQTEMWTPQTIIPVTAAAPYNSHFKAYGLGWFLSDVKGYKQVTHTGGLEGIVTQVIMFPELNLGIIVLTNQQSGSAFNAISNTIKDSYLGIAPSDWVKFYADKDRASEDNADKITDEVWAAVAKNQNGQLTADGSKYTGVYSDKWFGDVSITEKKGRLYFASKRSPQLTGEMFLYKENQFAVRWNNRYFHADAFVLFKNGNTEFEMKAISPLTDFSYDFQDLYFTKKAKQ